CAAGTAATTATTTGTAAATTGTTAAGttatttcctaaaacagctggacaCTCAGCAAACTTTACTCAAACAGCAGCGATTAGTACATCTGTTGTGGCCAGGCTTTGGGGAGCATCGCATATATGAAAAGTTTTGTGGCTCCAAATGAAGCTGTGcaaatctgataaattgcctcaagtgCCATAACACGAATCAGCGTTCGTTAGGGCTGACtacagttatgaaaatgaataaagtcTGAGGGTGTGGAGTTAAAAGGAACTGAGCTCACCAGATCTCTGCAgcccgctcctcatctctgttTGAGACTTGCAGCTCTaggctacattagccgctacCAGCATATTACAGCCAAATGTCGGTTGCATGGTGGGTTGCGCCTGGTCTAAGAATGTCACATGTAAGGCAGAATAACATTCACCATTGATGTAGTGTTAAGGAGACCCTGTTTCCAAattacttatttgttttttttcaaaatctcaTGCTCTattaaagtttttactgaagCATTGGAAACAACTCTTCACTCCTTTAGGAAAGTTGCAGCAAAGCACACTACAGTTTCCCGCTTCATGGACTTTGGACAACACAATGTCTGATGTGAAAGTCTGTCCCACTGTGAGTGGAAATCCCCCTCCGCCTGAGGTCATAAATCCCAAGACGCCTGGACGTGTAACTAATCAGCTTCAGTATCTGGAGAAGGTGGTCATCAAAGCTTTATGGAGGCATCAGTTTTCATGGCCCTTTCGCCAGCCAGTTGATGCAGTCGCGCTGCGTCTCCCGGTAAGTCTTAAAACTGTAATTATAGCATCACAGCCCAACTCTAAAATGTAAGTAAatgagggtttttttcttgccctcagTTAAACTCACCAAAATcatatttcagtgtttgatcTCAAAATTGGGTGCATCTAACTGACTGTGTCTTGGTGGAGAAGTTCCTTTAGACTGTGATCTGGGAAAGAAAGACTTTGTTGTATTCATGCCAGTCTCTTTGTTGTCTTTCAGGattattatacaattattacaaaTCCTATGGATCTGAGCACTATTAAGAAGCGTCTTCGGAACAAATATTACTGGCAAGCACTTGAGTGTATACAAGACTTCAACACCATGTTCACCAACTGCTATGTGTACAATCAGGTAAGAGAATACTACTTGTGGTGGTGTGCAACaccaacatgtacataaaacTACAAAGTGCATTTGTAACTGCCTACACATAAACAGTAAATGTATAGACAATTAGCTGTGAGGGAGTTTTGCTATGCAAATGTAGGTATGtgatacatactgtacagtaatgCAAACCCGGTAGTTCATAGTCCTGACATTTTTTTAAGGCAGTTACTGAGCTGAGGATTCTTTTAAAACTATTTCTGCAGTTCAAACAGGATTACAGGATACATGCTTCagtgagtttttattttactttttctttccaCAGCCTGGAGATGACATTGTTTTTATGGCACAGACCCTGGAGAAGCTTTTTTTGCACAAAGTGTCAGAAATGCCTAATGAAGAGTGTGAAGTTGCAGCAATAACTACAAAGGAACCAGTGAAAGGGAAACAAACGAATGCAGGTATCTTGCACCACAACAGTTCCTTAAGATATGTGGTCcaatattgatttttatttatttatttattttttaattagtaTATCAAATTGTTGGTCTATGCTGGATTTTAACACTCTTTTTGTGCTGCTTCTATTATTAGGttggtaggtagatttatttagtCATAATATAACAGGTTGtatagtgaaattgagtttttaaCTCCCtgctgctacgtagcagacaatatacattaatatagaagcaatttaaaatatggtaaacagaaataaactatattcaatggagcggcactgaggatgaatttgagtggatgatctggtggtgcggcagcagaaacttgtATATCTTGTCcgagaaggcagcagggtgaacaggctgtggctggggtggatACTGTCCTtaagtatcctttgggctctgcggaGGCACCTCGCAGAAGATCTTCTGAGTAGTTTTAATCACTCGCTGGAAAGCCAGTCAGTGACATTACAGTGAATGCCCCAAACACTGATGACCGATTCATGTGCATGGATTCACTTTACCCCGTCATGCAGGTGCAGTAAAGCAGAGATCCCTTGTGTCAGAAGTTGTTCTGCAGCAGACAGTGACAGTCATTCCTCCCGATGTGCCTCAATTCATCCAACCCATCCAGATCTCTGCACAAATTGATGCAACAGTAAGTATATTATTGGTTTGCAGCAGTACTGTGCAAGAGTTTTAGGCAAGTGTGGGGAAAAATTGCTTTAAGGTAAGAATCCTTTCAGAAATAAACATATTATCAACAATCTCaatatcaattaacaaaatacaaagtgagtgaacagaggaaaagtcaaaatcaaatcaatatttggtctgaccaccctttgccttcaaaactgcataaattcttctaggtacacttgtaCGTAGGAACTTGGCAGctaggttggcccaaacatcttggagaactacccacagttcttctgtggatttagccagcctcagttgcttctctctcttcgtGTAATCCCAATCGTTggtgttgagatcagggctctgtgggggtcataccatcacttccaggaatCATTGTTCTTCTTTAAGCTgaagatagttcttaatgacttttgCTGTATGTTTGGGACCattgcagaataaatttggagccAATCAGATGTCTTCGTGATGGTATTGTATGATGAATAAGTATCTGCCATGCTATATGACTTTTGGCAGTACACTGTCTTCAGCAACCTCtacttgttagctgagtttggttgttcctcacccagttgtattcctcctacactTCTGTTTCAGGTGgtgtttggtgttttgatgGTGTTTCAACTTACATATTGAAATTGTGCTtattagcacctgtttggtatgATTGAATCATACACCTGATGATAATGATATGCCCACAAAAtgcctgactttgtgcaagtgtacctataaattaatgctgttttgaaggcaaagcgtggtcacaccaaatattgatttgatttagatttctTTTCTATTTACTCACTTTGCACTTTGTTCACTGATAGATTATACTTATTAAcatatctattttttttaaagcattcaacaattttttttctacaCCTGCCTGAaacctttgcacagtactgACTTTAGTgtgaaaacatgcaaaaagagGTTGTCTTTTGACTATACTATTACTATGATGGGGTTTTTATAGAGTTCACAACTCTTCTGATGCTTGGCTTGTTATTTCAGTAAGgaaaatattgtattatatgtCGGACATGAGACAGATGCAGTTGCTCATTCTGTCGTGAGATGACCGAGGATATCCAACACTGCGTTCATACCACACTTCTGTAACTTCTGTAGACAGACGTTCTCCATGAAATTTGTGAAGTGGTAGTTTTTCACAAACTTGACTCGTTTGTGCCATTTAAATGTCAATGCAAAACAAATTGTAAGTTCTTTGTCCCACTGCTTCGCCTAACTTAAGGTTATGTAGTGATTTACTGTTTATGTGAAAcctttttttctaaatattcagattaaaaaaggttttaaaaggaAAGCAGACCCCACAACCTCCACCACCTCAGTGATTACCAGCAGTGAGGTATCCCCTGCTGACAATCAATCAGCACCCTGTACATTGTTCTCcaggagaggcagtgggaggccCATCAAACCACCTAAAAAGGACTTGCCTGTCTCTGAGGGCAAGAAGGTCAGACTGTCTGAGCAACTCAGGTTCTGCAATGATATCCTTAAGGAAATGCTTTCAAAGAGACACTATGCGTATGCATGGCCCTTTTATACCCCTGTTGATGCGGTTGCTTTGGGCTTGCACGACTACCATGACATCGTCAAGCAGCCTATGGACCTGAGCACCATCAGGGTAAGATCTTAAGGATGATGCTGATTAATTAAGAgtatgtaatattattattattattattattaatagtagtAGTCAGATCAGTTCTCCTGACAAAGTGTTATTTCCTCAGAGCAAAATGGATCATCGAGAGTATGCAGATGCAAAGGAATTTGCCGCTGATGTCCGACTGATGTTCTCCAACTGTTACAAATACAATCCACCTTCACACGAGGTGGTCTACATGGCAAGAAAACTGCaggtagattttatttttatttatttattttttaattctatCAAATCAGTATGGCAAACTTGAAAGGTACCATGTGTTTTATCCATCATTGTGTGTTTCCTTAACGCTTAACAAATGTGTTGACTGACATCgtttgagtttcctgggaagtgatgaaaggacagcattgtaagtgggggataagtggtggcgtagaccccctcccctgttcaatgacggcttctcaaccctggtgtagatgcttccttgacacctctttcaaaccatccatcttctctgtcctttcatcacttccctggaaactcaacaaacgtaacctattggcctcaggtgaagataccaactatggtcgttcagtctcggccacaggtagtctcaacgactgtaacgactgtcgtcacagcaacaaggaacagtaacgaaccagcggtatcgatgacccgggccaacgaccccactgaggttaaatagctgagtttccctgccagtcagtcagaactgaagaagtcctttggatgagggacgaaacgtcttccagtatcttcaaccaagtccagttgcccttgattttaacctttgttggataactatgacctggatgactgagaatcttcatagacaatgtgttgaatgtatttttgtcttcctaaaacctttgcaaacacattttttggaaGAATCtgaaacattattttcattcattgaTTGCATCCATGAGTGCACCTGTGAAATGTTGCTAAAATAGTGAAGATTTTTGTGGCCATTAGGGctgaagattcgatgcttcgatgggcggagcctgattcgactgtcaatctcccagtcgaagcttcgcagcaaaacaaggatcatgggggtgctcaacgtctgattttacatagaactaccagttttctcccaataagtttatatgtaaaaagaataacattttcaataaatgtttttaaagtgcgtaaataaatccacaattgtaaccctaaccctgggtcgtcagtgcgtatgtgtaggcgtagcgtgtatgtagtggtagaagaggaacacttgctgaagagacggagccccagcttcactggtgttgtgccgagttgtccgcacctcgcgggacttttggataatttatcaccgttcaTGAACCcaacaaagaatattatatcgtttttaaatagccagctacttAAAATAGACGGCACCTTCTCAATAgccgcacacaaaaacacacatgattcgactatcagtcaacTCTAGGCAGGACTTGACCATTCTGaatcgactatgtaaatccttagtcggggacagccatAGTGTCTCTGTTCTCTTCCTGCCTATGCACGCTGTGAATATGAACATCATTAATTGAAGGCGGTCACTGTTTATTTGTTGGGTTATCCAGTGTAATATGGATAGGTTTCAGTTTAGTGGGTAATATTACAGCTGGCATACCAGAACACAAGGGGCTATAATAAACAAAGCATCAGAAATGGTTTGGACTCTATGTAACTAATCCTGGtaaataactaaatacattGACCCTGTACTGATTGTGTAGATTGACCTAGGCCATTCCTAAGCTGAAGCATTAGTATCAATATTATCACTTCTGtttctgtaaacatttttttttatcaacaggAAATTTTTGAGGGCCGATATCTGAAGGTTCCCCAAGGAGCAGAGGATTGTTCCATACCTCGTCAGCGAGTTGACAAGGGAAAAGGAGACCGAGTTGTGTCAACCTCCGCAAGTTCTGAAAGTGCAAGCTCCTCAGAGGCAGAGGGCTCACCAGAAGAGGTGGCCATGCAGCTGGCCAATCTAAATGAGCGGGTtggtatatatactgtacatgccGGTAACTGTGCAAATGGCTTTTTAGAAGTTATTCGCTGCAGTGCATTTTATCTAATTGTCCCATAAATGGGTGGCTTCTCAGTTGAAAGCTGTCAGTGATCAGCTGAAGAGACTTGCCCAAGAGCCCCTGatgaaacaaaagaagaaggagaagttgaaaaaagagaaaagatccAAAGAAAAGGATATCGCCAGACTAAAGCTGAAATCTTCGAAATACAAATCTATTGTAGAAAAAATGGCCAACAGCAAGCGCTCTACTTTGTAAGTGAACCCCACGTGATCTTTTAACATGGTTATACATTGGACAAGTAATGTTGAACAGAACATGTTCTAAGGCTACTATTAGAGGTTTTGTATGTATGTCTTAGGCATGGCAACAGACACAATGTTCATGGAGTGCCTTTAAAATGTGAGGATGAGGTCCCATCAGTACCAGTGACCTACCAGGAGAAGAAGCAGTTGAAATTAGACATCGACAAGCTGCCTGGTGATAAACTGGGCAAGTTGGTGAACATCATTCATGCCAGGGAGTCCTGTCTCCGAGATTCCACTCTGGAGGAGATTGAGGTTGACTTTGAATTGCTCAAGCCTTCCACACTGAGAGCACTGCAGATGTTTGTTGCGGCGTGTCTGAGGAAATGCAACAAGAATGTTAGCAGTAAGTACAGTGCAACCTTGCTTTGCTTAAGCTTTCCATTTTCAGTAaatactgattttgttttttgttttttttgatttttgttttttttaaaagttgattttaatttgttaaataaaagcttttttaacTTCTCTTTGCAATGAGAATGGAGGGTTATTATCTCTTCTGTCCTGCAGAAAAAAAGCTGGTGAAGCCCACAGCAGAAAAGCAGACTGGGAAACTACAGGATGCTGGGAGATCACAGGTTGCCAAGAAAGAGCAGCGCTtgattaagaaaaaaaagccaGTAGGTAAGAACTGAATTTGCTTAACCCTGTAACCATCACAGCATCCACATGCGATTGATGTGAGTGTAAAGATTatgctattgttttttttttgtttgttttttttcttttggttatCAGCTAAAGTCATGGTGTCTCCTGACCTCAGCCATCCTTCGCGCctcagtgacagcagcagcagctcgtCATCCAGCTCtggcagcggcagcagcagcagtagtcaTTCTAGCACTTCTGATTTCAGTGACTCTGAATCAGGTTAGCTGCTCTCCTCTTAGCACTCTGGCCTCACCTACCTTTGTTTTTACCAtccttctctcctttttttaaaataagagaCACGCTGTGGGCACAATTCACCTGGGTGCCTTACTACTACGTTTCAAACCCTATTCATCTTGGTTGCACACCGAATATTAAATTGCTGTatatttttcacattcatcGGGTGTTTGctctttgtgtttatttcacacacacttttaataATCTGTCTACATGGAAGGGTGCACATATTTGTCCCAGTGACATGAGACTATCTTAATATTAGAGAACTTGTTTTATTGTAGTGGACATTAATTAACGCCTGCATCAATAGCACTGACAAGtccaggcaaaaactaaagagTGAATTAATGTCAGGCTGAACAGCAGCGTTTCACTGCCCCCTATAGTCGAAATTTCCAAGTTTGTTGCACCTCTGGCATCACTGATGGGTATGGCCAGAAATGCACCAtaaccacacccaacagtgGCATCACAGTATATTGACACATTCTGGACATCCCTACTCCTGCAAGGTGAGAACTTTAATCCAGTGTCAGCAAAAACTAGATTTTTAGCTACTGTTAAAGCACAGGTTTACATTTTATCTGTCATGCACAAAATAAGCAGAAACCTTGCACTTATAGGCATATGCGTACTGTTTTTAAGAGGGACAAAAAAAGTTAACCTACCCtttctgttgcattttagtCATCCTCTGGTATTTCGTTCTCTTGGATAAATACCATACTTCCTAGTGGCATTTTTTTGCAGCTTACCAAAGCTGGTCttacacaaattacacaccCATGCTCTCTGTAAACCTGTTTTAACAGAATATTCTGTTTTGTCCTCAATAGTGGCCTTGTATGTAAAGTTTGTTCTGTCATTTTTAGGAACTGGTGTGAATTGCTTAACGTTGCAAATGATTTAGAGGCCATTTTGCCAAGGGGCGTTgcaataaacacaatttaacGGTCATGTTATAAAGACTAAAgactatttattatataaacaGTTTTTTGGGGGGAGGTCTGATGCCTGACTCTGCAGACTGCGAACTGTTAACGTGCATGTCTTTCAGTGCCAAAAACGAAGAAGCAGAAAAGTAAAGACTCTTGCCGAAAGGTTAAGAAGAAGGTAAACACATTCAGTATTTGCTTAGTGTAA
This genomic window from Micropterus dolomieu isolate WLL.071019.BEF.003 ecotype Adirondacks linkage group LG05, ASM2129224v1, whole genome shotgun sequence contains:
- the brdt gene encoding bromodomain testis-specific protein isoform X1; amino-acid sequence: MSDVKVCPTVSGNPPPPEVINPKTPGRVTNQLQYLEKVVIKALWRHQFSWPFRQPVDAVALRLPDYYTIITNPMDLSTIKKRLRNKYYWQALECIQDFNTMFTNCYVYNQPGDDIVFMAQTLEKLFLHKVSEMPNEECEVAAITTKEPVKGKQTNAGAVKQRSLVSEVVLQQTVTVIPPDVPQFIQPIQISAQIDATIKKGFKRKADPTTSTTSVITSSEVSPADNQSAPCTLFSRRGSGRPIKPPKKDLPVSEGKKVRLSEQLRFCNDILKEMLSKRHYAYAWPFYTPVDAVALGLHDYHDIVKQPMDLSTIRSKMDHREYADAKEFAADVRLMFSNCYKYNPPSHEVVYMARKLQEIFEGRYLKVPQGAEDCSIPRQRVDKGKGDRVVSTSASSESASSSEAEGSPEEVAMQLANLNERLKAVSDQLKRLAQEPLMKQKKKEKLKKEKRSKEKDIARLKLKSSKYKSIVEKMANSKRSTLHGNRHNVHGVPLKCEDEVPSVPVTYQEKKQLKLDIDKLPGDKLGKLVNIIHARESCLRDSTLEEIEVDFELLKPSTLRALQMFVAACLRKCNKNVSKKKLVKPTAEKQTGKLQDAGRSQVAKKEQRLIKKKKPVAKVMVSPDLSHPSRLSDSSSSSSSSSGSGSSSSSHSSTSDFSDSESVPKTKKQKSKDSCRKVKKKVTRAACSEQISETKDLTKASVKTCLPPLAVQSLVAETNGYPTHRNADQTCDKLTLSPPDLSALLSPMASPGVLLDWAAARFEQGPVLSPLRDSPRQSKDETSSIIIPDFRNPEDFPDSQIYTASKSGEEENTQIHKKDVVLKNAESWARLARQSVTPTAIKSSKQSFQQFRKAAIEKEEREKALKKKLMEGNKKREAPESSSLPGLCNAETNSQPIKDDPDSPESICTEASLDTPKDVEQQKPTSPIETQPLTTQSSVEREREMARKKEQERRRREAMSGIDMTLQRDIMTTFELNLD
- the brdt gene encoding bromodomain testis-specific protein isoform X4 produces the protein MSDVKVCPTVSGNPPPPEVINPKTPGRVTNQLQYLEKVVIKALWRHQFSWPFRQPVDAVALRLPDYYTIITNPMDLSTIKKRLRNKYYWQALECIQDFNTMFTNCYVYNQPGDDIVFMAQTLEKLFLHKVSEMPNEECEVAAITTKEPVKGKQTNAGAVKQRSLVSEVVLQQTVTVIPPDVPQFIQPIQISAQIDATIKKGFKRKADPTTSTTSVITSSEVSPADNQSAPCTLFSRRGSGRPIKPPKKDLPVSEGKKVRLSEQLRFCNDILKEMLSKRHYAYAWPFYTPVDAVALGLHDYHDIVKQPMDLSTIRSKMDHREYADAKEFAADVRLMFSNCYKYNPPSHEVVYMARKLQEIFEGRYLKVPQGAEDCSIPRQRVDKGKGDRVVSTSASSESASSSEAEGSPEEVAMQLANLNERLKAVSDQLKRLAQEPLMKQKKKEKLKKEKRSKEKDIARLKLKSSKYKSIVEKMANSKRSTLHGNRHNVHGVPLKCEDEVPSVPVTYQEKKQLKLDIDKLPGDKLGKLVNIIHARESCLRDSTLEEIEVDFELLKPSTLRALQMFVAACLRKCNKNVSKKKLVKPTAEKQTGKLQDAGRSQVAKKEQRLIKKKKPVAKVMVSPDLSHPSRLSDSSSSSSSSSGSGSSSSSHSSTSDFSDSESVPKTKKQKSKDSCRKVKKKVTRAACSEQISETKDLTKASVKTCLPPLAVQSLVAETNGYPTHRNADQTCDKLTLSPPDLSALLSPMASPGVLLDWAAARFEGPVLSPLRDSPRQSKDETSSNFRNPEDFPDSQIYTASKSGEEENTQIHKKDVVLKNAESWARLARQSVTPTAIKSSKQSFQQFRKAAIEKEEREKALKKKLMEGNKKREAPESSSLPGLCNAETNSQPIKDDPDSPESICTEASLDTPKDVEQQKPTSPIETQPLTTQSSVEREREMARKKEQERRRREAMSGIDMTLQRDIMTTFELNLD
- the brdt gene encoding bromodomain testis-specific protein isoform X3 — protein: MSDVKVCPTVSGNPPPPEVINPKTPGRVTNQLQYLEKVVIKALWRHQFSWPFRQPVDAVALRLPDYYTIITNPMDLSTIKKRLRNKYYWQALECIQDFNTMFTNCYVYNQPGDDIVFMAQTLEKLFLHKVSEMPNEECEVAAITTKEPVKGKQTNAGAVKQRSLVSEVVLQQTVTVIPPDVPQFIQPIQISAQIDATIKKGFKRKADPTTSTTSVITSSEVSPADNQSAPCTLFSRRGSGRPIKPPKKDLPVSEGKKVRLSEQLRFCNDILKEMLSKRHYAYAWPFYTPVDAVALGLHDYHDIVKQPMDLSTIRSKMDHREYADAKEFAADVRLMFSNCYKYNPPSHEVVYMARKLQEIFEGRYLKVPQGAEDCSIPRQRVDKGKGDRVVSTSASSESASSSEAEGSPEEVAMQLANLNERLKAVSDQLKRLAQEPLMKQKKKEKLKKEKRSKEKDIARLKLKSSKYKSIVEKMANSKRSTLHGNRHNVHGVPLKCEDEVPSVPVTYQEKKQLKLDIDKLPGDKLGKLVNIIHARESCLRDSTLEEIEVDFELLKPSTLRALQMFVAACLRKCNKNVSKKKLVKPTAEKQTGKLQDAGRSQVAKKEQRLIKKKKPVAKVMVSPDLSHPSRLSDSSSSSSSSSGSGSSSSSHSSTSDFSDSESVPKTKKQKSKDSCRKVKKKVTRAACSEQISETKDLTKASVKTCLPPLAVQSLVAETNGYPTHRNADQTCDKLTLSPPDLSALLSPMASPGVLLDWAAARFEQGPVLSPLRDSPRQSKDETSSNFRNPEDFPDSQIYTASKSGEEENTQIHKKDVVLKNAESWARLARQSVTPTAIKSSKQSFQQFRKAAIEKEEREKALKKKLMEGNKKREAPESSSLPGLCNAETNSQPIKDDPDSPESICTEASLDTPKDVEQQKPTSPIETQPLTTQSSVEREREMARKKEQERRRREAMSGIDMTLQRDIMTTFELNLD
- the brdt gene encoding bromodomain testis-specific protein isoform X2, producing the protein MSDVKVCPTVSGNPPPPEVINPKTPGRVTNQLQYLEKVVIKALWRHQFSWPFRQPVDAVALRLPDYYTIITNPMDLSTIKKRLRNKYYWQALECIQDFNTMFTNCYVYNQPGDDIVFMAQTLEKLFLHKVSEMPNEECEVAAITTKEPVKGKQTNAGAVKQRSLVSEVVLQQTVTVIPPDVPQFIQPIQISAQIDATIKKGFKRKADPTTSTTSVITSSEVSPADNQSAPCTLFSRRGSGRPIKPPKKDLPVSEGKKVRLSEQLRFCNDILKEMLSKRHYAYAWPFYTPVDAVALGLHDYHDIVKQPMDLSTIRSKMDHREYADAKEFAADVRLMFSNCYKYNPPSHEVVYMARKLQEIFEGRYLKVPQGAEDCSIPRQRVDKGKGDRVVSTSASSESASSSEAEGSPEEVAMQLANLNERLKAVSDQLKRLAQEPLMKQKKKEKLKKEKRSKEKDIARLKLKSSKYKSIVEKMANSKRSTLHGNRHNVHGVPLKCEDEVPSVPVTYQEKKQLKLDIDKLPGDKLGKLVNIIHARESCLRDSTLEEIEVDFELLKPSTLRALQMFVAACLRKCNKNVSKKKLVKPTAEKQTGKLQDAGRSQVAKKEQRLIKKKKPVAKVMVSPDLSHPSRLSDSSSSSSSSSGSGSSSSSHSSTSDFSDSESVPKTKKQKSKDSCRKVKKKVTRAACSEQISETKDLTKASVKTCLPPLAVQSLVAETNGYPTHRNADQTCDKLTLSPPDLSALLSPMASPGVLLDWAAARFEGPVLSPLRDSPRQSKDETSSIIIPDFRNPEDFPDSQIYTASKSGEEENTQIHKKDVVLKNAESWARLARQSVTPTAIKSSKQSFQQFRKAAIEKEEREKALKKKLMEGNKKREAPESSSLPGLCNAETNSQPIKDDPDSPESICTEASLDTPKDVEQQKPTSPIETQPLTTQSSVEREREMARKKEQERRRREAMSGIDMTLQRDIMTTFELNLD
- the brdt gene encoding bromodomain testis-specific protein isoform X5 — encoded protein: MSDVKVCPTVSGNPPPPEVINPKTPGRVTNQLQYLEKVVIKALWRHQFSWPFRQPVDAVALRLPDYYTIITNPMDLSTIKKRLRNKYYWQALECIQDFNTMFTNCYVYNQPGDDIVFMAQTLEKLFLHKVSEMPNEECEVAAITTKEPVKGKQTNAGAVKQRSLVSEVVLQQTVTVIPPDVPQFIQPIQISAQIDATIKKGFKRKADPTTSTTSVITSSEVSPADNQSAPCTLFSRRGSGRPIKPPKKDLPVSEGKKVRLSEQLRFCNDILKEMLSKRHYAYAWPFYTPVDAVALGLHDYHDIVKQPMDLSTIRSKMDHREYADAKEFAADVRLMFSNCYKYNPPSHEVVYMARKLQEIFEGRYLKVPQGAEDCSIPRQRVDKGKGDRVVSTSASSESASSSEAEGSPEEVAMQLANLNERLKAVSDQLKRLAQEPLMKQKKKEKLKKEKRSKEKDIARLKLKSSKYKSIVEKMANSKRSTLHGNRHNVHGVPLKCEDEVPSVPVTYQEKKQLKLDIDKLPGDKLGKLVNIIHARESCLRDSTLEEIEVDFELLKPSTLRALQMFVAACLRKCNKNVSKKKLVKPTAEKQTGKLQDAGRSQVAKKEQRLIKKKKPVAKVMVSPDLSHPSRLSDSSSSSSSSSGSGSSSSSHSSTSDFSDSESVPKTKKQKSKDSCRKVKKKVTRAACSEQISETKDLTKASVKTCLPPLAVQSLVAETNGYPTHRNADQTCDKLTLSPPGVLLDWAAARFEQGPVLSPLRDSPRQSKDETSSIIIPDFRNPEDFPDSQIYTASKSGEEENTQIHKKDVVLKNAESWARLARQSVTPTAIKSSKQSFQQFRKAAIEKEEREKALKKKLMEGNKKREAPESSSLPGLCNAETNSQPIKDDPDSPESICTEASLDTPKDVEQQKPTSPIETQPLTTQSSVEREREMARKKEQERRRREAMSGIDMTLQRDIMTTFELNLD
- the brdt gene encoding bromodomain testis-specific protein isoform X6 gives rise to the protein MSDVKVCPTVSGNPPPPEVINPKTPGRVTNQLQYLEKVVIKALWRHQFSWPFRQPVDAVALRLPDYYTIITNPMDLSTIKKRLRNKYYWQALECIQDFNTMFTNCYVYNQPGDDIVFMAQTLEKLFLHKVSEMPNEECEVAAITTKEPVKGKQTNAGAVKQRSLVSEVVLQQTVTVIPPDVPQFIQPIQISAQIDATIKKGFKRKADPTTSTTSVITSSEVSPADNQSAPCTLFSRRGSGRPIKPPKKDLPVSEGKKVRLSEQLRFCNDILKEMLSKRHYAYAWPFYTPVDAVALGLHDYHDIVKQPMDLSTIRSKMDHREYADAKEFAADVRLMFSNCYKYNPPSHEVVYMARKLQEIFEGRYLKVPQGAEDCSIPRQRVDKGKGDRVVSTSASSESASSSEAEGSPEEVAMQLANLNERLKAVSDQLKRLAQEPLMKQKKKEKLKKEKRSKEKDIARLKLKSSKYKSIVEKMANSKRSTLHGNRHNVHGVPLKCEDEVPSVPVTYQEKKQLKLDIDKLPGDKLGKLVNIIHARESCLRDSTLEEIEVDFELLKPSTLRALQMFVAACLRKCNKNVSKKKLVKPTAEKQTGKLQDAGRSQVAKKEQRLIKKKKPVAKVMVSPDLSHPSRLSDSSSSSSSSSGSGSSSSSHSSTSDFSDSESVPKTKKQKSKDSCRKVKKKVTRAACSEQISETKDLTKASVKTCLPPLAVQSLVAETNGYPTHRNADQTCDKLTLSPPGVLLDWAAARFEGPVLSPLRDSPRQSKDETSSIIIPDFRNPEDFPDSQIYTASKSGEEENTQIHKKDVVLKNAESWARLARQSVTPTAIKSSKQSFQQFRKAAIEKEEREKALKKKLMEGNKKREAPESSSLPGLCNAETNSQPIKDDPDSPESICTEASLDTPKDVEQQKPTSPIETQPLTTQSSVEREREMARKKEQERRRREAMSGIDMTLQRDIMTTFELNLD